In Megasphaera vaginalis (ex Bordigoni et al. 2020), a single genomic region encodes these proteins:
- a CDS encoding RraA family protein has product MNFQKDDWQGVSTTSLADALQGVGTMNSHIKPLNKYMRMVGPAFTVQIIKNDCAVVFKALHDAAPGEVLVIDTDGSADVAFLGEIVVHIAQKRGLAGIVIDGCIRDSLDISEGSFPVFAKGAVPKIPAAVYLGKTQQVIQCGGVVVKPGMIIYGDADGVVVVPEEKQTDVVKNAKSKEAADRWKLTRMIPDSDMLQKFLDEQCVHE; this is encoded by the coding sequence GTGAATTTTCAAAAAGATGATTGGCAAGGTGTTTCCACGACGTCTCTTGCCGATGCGTTACAAGGTGTTGGCACGATGAATAGCCATATCAAACCGCTGAATAAATATATGAGGATGGTCGGGCCGGCTTTTACTGTACAAATCATAAAAAATGACTGTGCCGTTGTTTTTAAGGCACTGCATGACGCTGCTCCCGGTGAGGTCCTGGTTATTGATACCGACGGTTCCGCAGATGTGGCTTTTTTAGGTGAAATTGTCGTTCATATAGCCCAAAAGCGAGGGCTGGCAGGCATTGTTATTGATGGCTGTATTCGTGATAGTCTGGACATCAGTGAAGGATCATTTCCTGTTTTTGCAAAAGGAGCGGTACCTAAAATTCCTGCTGCCGTTTACTTGGGAAAAACGCAGCAGGTGATACAATGTGGTGGTGTCGTCGTGAAACCGGGCATGATTATTTATGGTGATGCCGATGGAGTAGTTGTTGTGCCGGAAGAAAAGCAGACCGATGTCGTAAAAAATGCAAAAAGTAAAGAAGCGGCAGATCGATGGAAACTGACCAGGATGATACCAGATTCCGATATGCTTCAGAAATTCCTTGACGAACAATGTGTTCATGAATAA